A single Zonotrichia albicollis isolate bZonAlb1 chromosome 28, bZonAlb1.hap1, whole genome shotgun sequence DNA region contains:
- the ZNF76 gene encoding zinc finger protein 76 isoform X2 → MAFIHSTAKESYEPGTFQAVQLEDGSTAYIHHPVIVAPGSTILQVQMEAGLQGLPGKEEEDDVLDVDTINALQQYGRKGSDEEEEGVTDSCHVKSKDSSNISSQDLQEEEVQSHRKGQQVGSRAFRCGYQGCGRLYTTAHHLKVHERAHTGDRPYTCDFPSCGKAFATGYGLKSHVRTHTGEKPYKCPEDLCSKAFKTSGDLQKHIRTHTGERPFKCPFVGCGRSFTTSNIRKVHMRTHTGERPYTCAEPGCGRGFTSATNYKNHMRIHTGEKPYLCTVPGCGKRFTEYSSLYKHHVVHTHCKPYTCSSCGKTYRQTSTLAMHKRSSHGELEATEESEQALFEQQQLEAAAAADRGSPLKSQHIAFLSEMEEDEEEDAVPTQISLISQDGTEQVSLSQEELQALGSAIGVVAQSSVLAVPEGGDTGTMAVASTDGTEAQEVTIVASGAVVSEESDIAPLCHQQVALLATSHGTHIAVQLEEQQSLEEALSMATAVIHYEPVPPATAVPGKGS, encoded by the exons AGAGTTACGAGCCTGGCACATTCCAGGCTGTCCAGCTGGAGGATGGCTCCACTGCCTACATCCACCACCCTGTCATCGTGGCACCTGGCAGCACCATCCTGCAAGTGCAGATGGAAGCTGGGCTCCAGGGGTTgcctgggaaggaggaggaagatgatgtCCTCGATGTGGACACCATTAATGCATTGCAGCAGTATGGCAGGAAG GGCTctgatgaggaagaggagggagtgACAGACAGCTGCCATGTGAAGAGTAAAGACTCCAGCAACATCTCTTCCCAG gatctgcaggaggaggaggtgcaGAGCCACAGGAAGGGGCAGCAGGTCGGCAGCAGAGCTTTCCGCTGCGGGTACCAAGGCTGTGGCCGCCTCTACACCACTGCCCACCACCTCAAG GTACATGAACGTGCTCACACAGGTGACCGGCCATACACATGTGACTTCCCAAGCTGTGGGAAAGCATTTGCCACAG GGTATGGTCTGAAGAGCCACGTGAGAACACACACAGGTGAGAAACCCTACAAGTGTCCAGAAGATTTGTGCAGCAAAGCCTTCAAAACCTCCGGGGACCTGCAGAAACACATCCGCACGCACACGG GTGAGCGTCCCTTCAAGTGTCCCTTCGTGGGCTGTGGCCGCTCCTTCACCACGTCCAACATCCGCAAGGTTCACATGCGGACGCACACGGGCGAGCGGCCCTACACGTgtgcagagcctggctgtggcAGGGGCTTCACCAGCGCCACCAACTACAAGAACCACATGAGGATCCACACAG GAGAGAAGCCATACCTGTGCACCGTGCCGGGCTGCGGGAAGCGCTTCACCGAGTACTCCAGCCTGTACAAGCACCACGTGGTGCACACGCACTGCAAGCCCTACACGTGCAGCAGCTGCGGCAAGACCTACCGACAGACCTCCACGCTGGCCATGCACAAACGCAGCAGCCACGGCGAGCTGGAGGCCACCGAGGAGAGCGAGCAGGCCCTGTtcgagcagcagcagctggagg ctgctgcagctgctgacagAGGCTCTCCACTGAAGAGTCAGCATATTGCTTTCCTCTCAGAGATggaggaagatgaagaagaagatgCTGTGCCTACACAAATCTCACTTATCTCTCAGGATGGGACAGAGCAG GTCAGTCTGtctcaggaggagctgcaggccctgggcagtgccatcggcgtggtggcacagagcagcgtcCTCGCCGTGCCCgagggaggggacactgggaccaTGGCTGTGGCCAGCACTGATGGCACCGAGGCACAGGAG GTGACCATAGTCGCTTCTGGGGCGGTGGTGTCAGAGGAGTCGGACATTGCCCCGCTCTGCCATCAGCAGGTGGCATTGCTGGCCACCTCCCACGGCACCCACATTGCTGTGCAG ctggaagagcagcagagcctggaggaAGCCCTCAGCATGGCCACAGCAGTCATCCACTACGAGCCAGTGCCCCCTGCCACAGCCGTGCCCGGGAAGGGGAGCTga